The following are encoded together in the Nocardioides thalensis genome:
- a CDS encoding M17 family peptidase N-terminal domain-containing protein — protein MTSLPSQVSPPEFALGDISPAAVVGADVVAIPVLPGPAPGDPLLLGPGAAELADELDVDLLAVAELHGLTGATAETASLPVPSGTDRNPDLRLVLLVGVGAASPTDVRRAGAAVAKATRDRAAVATSVPSAVGDDADVSEVLEAFVAGAMLGSFEFHWRSDGPRRTPVARVVIAAPGMGGDQSLLERAVALGGAGWRSRMLATVPSNLKNPSWLAEQAEAIAAAAGLKCRVWDESDLAAEGFGGIIAVGSGSATPPRLIRLDYIPAGLSARAAKTLPHVVLVGKGITFDTGGLSIKPGPSMVNMKRDMTGGAVVLATMAALADVDCPVRVTGLVPAAENAISGSALRPGDVIRHWGGRTSEVTNTDAEGRLVLADALAYAIAELDPTVVVDVATLTGGMKVALGQQVGGFFATDDGLAAALSAAGDRAGEPVWRFPLFAGYEEKIASKVADADNGAPGPSAIVAALFLQHFVRPGGKRDGVPWAHLDIASVGDVEKEWHEWTVGPSGFGSRLLLTWLGVHDPLEGIAS, from the coding sequence GTGACCTCGCTCCCCTCACAGGTTTCACCTCCCGAGTTCGCGCTCGGGGACATCTCTCCCGCCGCGGTCGTCGGCGCCGACGTGGTGGCGATCCCGGTCCTGCCCGGTCCGGCGCCGGGCGACCCGCTGCTGCTCGGCCCGGGGGCGGCCGAGCTCGCCGACGAGCTCGACGTCGACCTGCTCGCGGTCGCGGAGCTGCACGGGCTGACCGGTGCGACGGCGGAGACCGCGAGCCTTCCGGTGCCGTCCGGCACGGACCGCAACCCCGACCTCCGGCTCGTCCTCCTGGTGGGTGTCGGCGCGGCCTCACCCACCGACGTGCGCCGGGCGGGCGCCGCGGTGGCGAAGGCGACGCGCGACCGTGCCGCCGTCGCGACCTCGGTGCCGTCAGCGGTCGGTGACGACGCCGACGTGTCCGAGGTGCTCGAGGCGTTCGTCGCCGGCGCGATGCTGGGGTCGTTCGAGTTCCACTGGCGCTCCGACGGCCCCCGCCGTACGCCGGTCGCCCGTGTCGTGATCGCGGCGCCGGGCATGGGCGGCGACCAGTCTCTGCTCGAGCGGGCGGTCGCACTGGGCGGCGCCGGGTGGCGGTCCCGGATGCTCGCGACCGTGCCGTCCAACCTCAAGAACCCGTCGTGGCTCGCCGAGCAGGCGGAGGCGATCGCGGCCGCGGCCGGCCTGAAGTGCCGGGTGTGGGACGAGTCCGACCTCGCCGCCGAGGGCTTCGGCGGGATCATCGCGGTCGGGAGCGGCTCGGCGACGCCGCCGCGGCTGATCCGGCTCGACTACATCCCGGCCGGGCTGTCGGCCCGCGCGGCCAAGACGCTGCCCCACGTGGTGCTGGTCGGCAAGGGGATCACGTTCGACACCGGCGGTCTCTCGATCAAGCCCGGCCCGAGCATGGTCAACATGAAGCGCGACATGACCGGCGGCGCGGTGGTCCTGGCGACCATGGCCGCGCTGGCCGACGTCGACTGCCCGGTGCGGGTGACCGGGCTGGTGCCGGCCGCGGAGAACGCGATCTCGGGCAGCGCGCTGCGTCCCGGCGACGTGATCCGCCACTGGGGCGGCCGCACGTCCGAGGTCACCAACACCGACGCCGAGGGGCGGCTGGTCCTCGCCGACGCCCTCGCCTATGCGATCGCCGAGCTCGACCCGACCGTCGTGGTCGACGTCGCGACCCTGACCGGTGGCATGAAGGTCGCCCTCGGCCAGCAGGTCGGGGGCTTCTTCGCGACCGACGACGGCCTCGCGGCCGCGCTCAGCGCTGCCGGTGACCGTGCGGGCGAGCCGGTGTGGCGGTTCCCGCTGTTCGCGGGCTACGAGGAGAAGATCGCCTCGAAGGTGGCCGACGCCGACAACGGCGCGCCCGGTCCGTCCGCGATCGTGGCCGCCCTGTTCCTGCAGCACTTTGTGCGTCCCGGCGGCAAGCGCGACGGGGTGCCCTGGGCGCACCTCGACATCGCCTCGGTCGGCGACGTCGAGAAGGAGTGGCACGAGTGGACGGTGGGCCCGTCCGGCTTCGGCTCGCGGCTGCTGCTCACCTGGCTGGGTGTTCACGATCCACTGGAAGGAATCGCGTCATGA
- a CDS encoding O-methyltransferase, producing the protein MALPPINPTSWTFAETYVAEDEVLEAARARADEVGVAPLGSGAGAALRFLAAALEARAVVEIGTGTGVSGLWLLRGMRPDGVLTTVDVEAEHQRLAKESFKEDGIAPQRVRTIAGAALDVLPRLTDGHYDLVFADGDKREYGAYLDEALRLLRPGGVVAFDNALWHDRVADPAQRDDDTVAIRELVQRVNTTEGLVPALLPVGDGLLVAKKEWTPASE; encoded by the coding sequence GTGGCCCTCCCACCGATCAACCCGACCAGCTGGACCTTCGCCGAGACCTACGTCGCCGAGGACGAGGTCCTCGAGGCGGCGCGAGCCCGCGCCGACGAGGTCGGCGTGGCGCCGCTCGGGTCCGGCGCCGGCGCGGCGCTGCGGTTCCTGGCGGCCGCGCTCGAGGCGCGCGCGGTCGTCGAGATCGGCACCGGCACCGGGGTCTCCGGGCTCTGGCTGCTGCGCGGGATGCGGCCCGACGGCGTGCTGACCACGGTCGACGTCGAGGCCGAGCACCAGCGGCTGGCCAAGGAGTCCTTCAAGGAGGACGGCATCGCCCCGCAGCGGGTGCGCACCATCGCGGGCGCGGCGCTCGACGTGCTGCCGCGACTGACCGACGGCCACTACGACCTGGTCTTCGCCGACGGCGACAAGCGCGAGTACGGCGCCTACCTCGACGAGGCGCTGCGGCTGCTCCGCCCCGGTGGCGTGGTGGCGTTCGACAACGCCCTGTGGCACGACCGGGTGGCCGACCCCGCCCAGCGCGACGACGACACCGTCGCGATCCGCGAGCTCGTGCAGCGGGTCAACACCACCGAGGGGCTGGTCCCGGCGCTGCTGCCGGTCGGCGACGGACTGCTCGTCGCCAAGAAGGAGTGGACCCCCGCGTCGGAGTAG
- a CDS encoding DivIVA domain-containing protein translates to MTMMWVFAVMIVLAMGAIAMLAAGRGEPMAPAYDDRPDAVVPADRPLAADDLRRVRFSLAFRGYRMSEVDALLERLSAELAERERGN, encoded by the coding sequence ATGACGATGATGTGGGTCTTCGCCGTGATGATCGTGCTCGCCATGGGTGCGATCGCCATGCTGGCGGCCGGACGCGGCGAGCCGATGGCTCCGGCGTACGACGACCGCCCGGACGCCGTGGTGCCGGCCGACCGCCCGCTCGCCGCCGACGACCTGCGCCGCGTGCGCTTCTCCCTGGCGTTCCGCGGCTACCGGATGAGCGAGGTCGACGCGCTGCTCGAGCGCCTCTCGGCGGAGCTCGCCGAGCGCGAGCGCGGCAACTAG
- the ileS gene encoding isoleucine--tRNA ligase produces the protein MTYPKVTTDPSGNVPSSPRFPEIEERILAFWAEDDTFRASIEMRDAGADGSGEFVFYDGPPFANGLPHYGHLLTGYVKDIVPRYQTMRGKRVERRFGWDTHGLPAELEAMRLNGIKTTDEILEMGIDRFNDACRASVLKYTGEWRDYVTRQARWVDFDNDYRTMNPEFMESVLWAFKSLYDKGLIYEGFRVLPYCWNDETPLSNHELRMDDDVYQVRQDPAVTVGFEVTTEGQFSGVKLLIWTTTPWTLPSNLAVMVGSDIDYVVVEEYGDRHLLAEARLSAYSRELGEEPNVVWRGKGSELVGLTYAPPFSYYAGHANAFRVVAADEAVTTTDGTGLVHSAGAFGEVDKEVTDREGIEPVMPVGKDGRFTAPVDDYAGMQVFDANLHIIDDLKARTGSVTPGTVLLRRETYDHSYPHCWRCREPLIYKGVSSWFVEVTRFKERMGELNQQIRWVPDHIKDGQFGKWLENARDWSITRNRFWGSPVPVWKSDDDAYPRVDVYGSFEEIERDFGRLPLNADGEPDLHRPWVDDLTRPNPDDPTGKSTMRRVADVLDVWFDSGSMSFAQVHYPFENAEWFEHHFPGDFIVEYIGQTRGWFYTMHILASALFDRPAFQSCISHGIVLGSDGNKMSKSLRNYPDVREVFDRDGADAMRWFLMASPILRGGNLIVTEQGIRDAVRQVMIPLWNTWYFLALYANAEGYDARVGGATSDDPLDRYVLAKTRQYVEELTAQLDDYAIADACETTRGFLDVLTNWYVRRSRERFWEGRTEAFDTLATVLDVVCRAVAPLLPLTTEEIWRGLTGGRSVHLVDWPDAEALPADATLVAAMDQVREVCSATSALRKAAKLRNRLPLATLTVVVDDPAALEPYTGIVADELNVKAVRLVAADSEEAASYGVEQKLTVNARAAGPRLGKDVQAAIKGSKSGDWSVAPDGAVTSGGLALVEGEYSLETVVGSAADGAATGMLPGGGFVVLDTVVTPELAEEGLARDLVRAVQQARKDAGLDVSDRIHLVLAGTASVVAAARAHEQLITRETLATSYAVEEHMTGTEIPLGDGELATVSLARA, from the coding sequence ATGACCTATCCCAAGGTCACCACCGACCCGTCCGGCAACGTGCCGTCGAGCCCGCGCTTCCCGGAGATCGAGGAGCGGATCCTCGCCTTCTGGGCGGAGGACGACACGTTCCGCGCGAGCATCGAGATGCGCGACGCAGGCGCGGACGGATCAGGTGAGTTCGTCTTCTACGACGGCCCGCCGTTCGCCAACGGCCTGCCCCACTACGGCCACCTGCTCACCGGCTACGTCAAGGACATCGTGCCGCGCTACCAGACGATGCGCGGCAAGCGCGTCGAGCGCCGCTTCGGCTGGGACACCCACGGGCTGCCGGCCGAGCTCGAGGCGATGCGCCTCAACGGCATCAAGACCACCGACGAGATCCTCGAGATGGGGATCGACCGGTTCAACGACGCCTGCCGGGCCTCGGTGCTCAAGTACACCGGCGAGTGGCGCGACTACGTCACCCGCCAGGCGCGCTGGGTCGACTTCGACAACGACTACCGGACGATGAATCCCGAGTTCATGGAGTCGGTGCTCTGGGCGTTCAAGAGCCTCTACGACAAGGGCCTCATCTACGAGGGCTTCCGTGTCCTGCCCTACTGCTGGAACGACGAGACGCCGCTCTCCAACCACGAGCTCCGGATGGACGACGACGTCTACCAGGTGCGGCAGGACCCCGCGGTCACGGTCGGCTTCGAGGTCACGACCGAGGGTCAGTTCTCCGGCGTCAAGCTGCTGATCTGGACCACGACCCCGTGGACTCTCCCGAGCAACCTCGCCGTGATGGTCGGCTCCGACATCGACTACGTCGTCGTCGAGGAGTACGGCGACCGCCACCTGCTCGCCGAGGCCCGGCTGTCGGCGTACTCCCGCGAGCTCGGCGAGGAGCCCAACGTGGTCTGGCGTGGCAAGGGCAGCGAGCTGGTGGGGCTCACCTACGCGCCGCCGTTCTCGTACTACGCCGGGCACGCGAATGCGTTCCGCGTCGTCGCGGCGGACGAGGCGGTGACGACGACCGACGGCACCGGGCTGGTCCACTCCGCGGGTGCGTTCGGTGAGGTCGACAAGGAGGTGACCGACCGCGAGGGCATCGAGCCCGTCATGCCGGTGGGCAAGGACGGTCGCTTCACCGCCCCCGTCGACGACTACGCCGGCATGCAGGTCTTCGACGCCAACCTCCACATCATCGACGACCTGAAGGCGCGCACCGGGTCCGTCACGCCCGGGACCGTGCTGCTGCGGCGAGAGACCTACGACCACTCCTACCCGCACTGCTGGCGCTGCCGCGAGCCCCTGATCTACAAGGGCGTCTCGTCGTGGTTCGTCGAGGTCACCAGGTTCAAGGAGCGGATGGGCGAGCTCAACCAGCAGATCCGCTGGGTGCCCGACCACATCAAGGACGGCCAGTTCGGCAAGTGGCTCGAGAACGCCCGCGACTGGTCCATCACGCGCAACCGCTTCTGGGGCAGCCCGGTGCCGGTCTGGAAGAGCGACGACGACGCCTACCCGCGGGTCGACGTCTACGGGTCGTTCGAGGAGATCGAGCGCGACTTCGGCCGGCTGCCGCTCAACGCCGACGGCGAGCCCGACCTGCACCGGCCGTGGGTCGACGACCTGACGCGCCCCAACCCCGACGACCCGACCGGGAAGTCGACGATGCGCCGCGTCGCCGACGTGCTCGACGTGTGGTTCGACTCCGGGTCGATGAGCTTCGCCCAGGTGCACTACCCGTTCGAGAACGCCGAGTGGTTCGAGCACCACTTCCCGGGCGACTTCATCGTCGAGTACATCGGGCAGACCCGCGGCTGGTTCTACACGATGCACATCCTGGCGTCGGCGCTGTTCGACCGGCCGGCGTTCCAGTCCTGCATCAGCCACGGCATCGTGCTGGGCTCCGACGGCAACAAGATGTCGAAGTCGCTGCGCAACTACCCCGACGTGCGTGAGGTCTTCGACCGCGACGGCGCCGACGCCATGCGCTGGTTCCTCATGGCGTCGCCGATCCTGCGCGGCGGCAACCTGATCGTCACCGAGCAGGGCATCCGTGACGCGGTGCGCCAGGTGATGATCCCGCTCTGGAACACCTGGTACTTCCTGGCGCTCTACGCGAACGCCGAGGGCTACGACGCCCGCGTCGGCGGCGCCACGTCCGACGACCCGCTCGACCGCTACGTGCTCGCCAAGACGCGGCAGTACGTCGAGGAGCTCACGGCCCAGCTCGACGACTACGCCATCGCCGACGCGTGCGAGACCACGCGCGGCTTCCTCGACGTGCTGACGAACTGGTACGTCCGCCGCTCGCGCGAGCGCTTCTGGGAGGGGCGCACCGAGGCGTTCGACACGCTGGCGACGGTGCTCGACGTCGTGTGCCGTGCCGTGGCTCCGCTGCTGCCGCTCACCACCGAGGAGATCTGGCGCGGACTCACCGGCGGTCGGTCGGTGCACCTCGTGGACTGGCCGGACGCCGAGGCGCTGCCCGCGGACGCGACGCTGGTCGCGGCGATGGACCAGGTGCGCGAGGTCTGCTCGGCCACCTCCGCGCTGCGCAAGGCCGCGAAGCTGCGCAACCGGCTGCCGCTCGCCACGCTGACGGTCGTCGTCGACGACCCGGCGGCCCTGGAGCCCTACACGGGCATCGTCGCCGACGAGCTCAACGTCAAGGCCGTGCGCCTGGTCGCCGCCGACTCGGAGGAGGCGGCGTCGTACGGCGTGGAGCAGAAGCTCACCGTCAACGCCCGCGCGGCCGGCCCGCGGCTCGGCAAGGACGTGCAGGCGGCGATCAAGGGCTCGAAGTCCGGTGACTGGTCGGTCGCTCCCGACGGCGCCGTGACCTCGGGCGGCCTCGCCCTCGTCGAGGGCGAGTACTCGCTCGAGACCGTCGTCGGCTCGGCTGCCGACGGCGCGGCGACCGGGATGCTGCCGGGTGGCGGCTTCGTCGTGCTCGACACCGTGGTGACGCCGGAGCTCGCCGAGGAGGGGCTCGCCCGCGACCTCGTGCGCGCGGTGCAGCAGGCACGCAAGGACGCCGGCCTCGACGTGTCCGACCGGATCCACCTGGTGCTCGCCGGCACGGCGTCCGTGGTCGCGGCCGCCCGGGCCCACGAGCAGCTGATCACGCGCGAGACCCTCGCGACGTCGTACGCCGTCGAGGAGCACATGACCGGCACCGAGATCCCGCTCGGTGACGGGGAGCTCGCCACCGTGTCGCTCGCGAGGGCGTGA
- a CDS encoding AzlD domain-containing protein, which yields MTGLWVAIIVTAVGCYLLKVAGLSVPQRVLAHPLAAEVAALIPVALLAALVAVQVLGDGPSLTVDARVLGLGAAVVLLLLRAPFLLVVFGAAAVAALARLAG from the coding sequence ATGACCGGGCTGTGGGTCGCGATCATCGTGACCGCCGTCGGCTGCTACCTGCTGAAGGTGGCCGGCCTGTCCGTGCCGCAGCGGGTGCTGGCCCACCCCCTTGCCGCCGAGGTCGCCGCGCTCATCCCGGTCGCACTGCTCGCAGCGCTCGTGGCGGTGCAGGTGCTCGGCGACGGACCGTCGCTCACGGTCGATGCCCGGGTCCTCGGGCTCGGCGCGGCCGTCGTGCTGCTGCTCCTGCGGGCGCCGTTCCTGCTGGTGGTGTTCGGCGCCGCGGCCGTCGCGGCCCTTGCCCGGCTTGCTGGTTGA
- a CDS encoding isocitrate lyase/PEP mutase family protein has protein sequence MSDHADLARKAEILRSLHVPGDPVVLPNVWDVGSALAVVDAGFPVVATASNAVAAVLGYDDGEGAPVDEMFRVAGRIAASVDVPVTVDAEAGYGLPPEELVERLIALGVVGCNIEDSDHRNGGLVAPDVRAAYIEQMRAAADRAGVPIVINARVDSFFPSSPLADDDKLGDAVARGTAYRAAGADCVFPPGADPDAVRAIVEKVDAPVNGGLPLGKGSVADVAALGVARISLGPQLYRSALANLGRDLAGLR, from the coding sequence ATGTCCGATCACGCTGACCTGGCCCGCAAGGCCGAGATCCTCCGCTCCCTGCACGTGCCGGGCGACCCCGTCGTCCTGCCGAACGTCTGGGACGTCGGCAGCGCGCTCGCCGTCGTCGACGCCGGGTTCCCGGTCGTCGCCACGGCCAGCAACGCGGTCGCTGCCGTGCTCGGCTACGACGACGGGGAGGGGGCGCCGGTCGACGAGATGTTCCGCGTCGCCGGACGGATCGCGGCCAGTGTCGACGTACCGGTGACGGTCGATGCCGAGGCCGGCTACGGCCTGCCGCCCGAGGAGCTGGTCGAGCGGCTGATCGCCCTCGGTGTCGTCGGCTGCAACATCGAGGACTCCGACCACCGCAACGGCGGCCTGGTCGCGCCCGACGTGCGCGCTGCCTACATCGAGCAGATGCGCGCCGCGGCCGACCGGGCCGGCGTGCCGATCGTGATCAACGCCCGGGTGGACTCGTTCTTCCCCAGCTCGCCGCTCGCTGACGACGACAAGCTCGGCGATGCGGTGGCGCGCGGCACGGCCTACCGCGCCGCCGGCGCCGACTGCGTCTTCCCGCCGGGCGCCGACCCCGACGCGGTGCGCGCGATCGTCGAGAAGGTCGATGCGCCCGTCAACGGCGGCCTCCCGCTCGGGAAGGGCTCCGTCGCCGACGTGGCCGCGCTCGGGGTGGCGCGGATCTCGCTCGGCCCGCAGCTCTACCGGAGCGCCCTCGCCAACCTCGGACGGGACCTCGCGGGGCTCCGCTAG
- a CDS encoding TIGR00730 family Rossman fold protein → MTRRSGPGPRPSKGRPVGSTTDQRLLDSRGDSDWVHTDPWRVLKIQAEFVEGFNDLAEIGPAISVFGSARIPPEHPAYDIGIRVGSALAKAGFTVITGGGPGAMEAANRGALEAGGESIGLGIELPWEAKLNDYVSFGLNFRYFFVRKMMFVKYSQGYIVLPGGLGTLDELFEAMTLSQTLKITQFPIVLMGTEHWTGLLDWMQGTMLSDARIKQSDIDMLTVTDDVDEAVDLMVKAREEHG, encoded by the coding sequence GTGACGCGCCGCAGCGGACCGGGGCCGCGGCCGAGCAAGGGCCGCCCCGTCGGCTCGACGACCGACCAGCGGCTGCTCGACAGCCGGGGCGACTCCGACTGGGTCCACACCGACCCGTGGCGGGTCCTGAAGATCCAGGCCGAGTTCGTCGAGGGCTTCAACGACCTCGCCGAGATCGGTCCCGCGATCTCGGTCTTCGGGTCGGCACGGATCCCTCCCGAGCACCCCGCCTACGACATCGGCATCCGCGTCGGCTCGGCCCTGGCGAAGGCCGGCTTCACCGTCATCACCGGCGGCGGGCCCGGGGCGATGGAGGCGGCCAACCGCGGCGCGCTCGAGGCGGGCGGCGAGAGCATCGGCCTCGGGATCGAGCTCCCGTGGGAGGCCAAGCTCAACGACTACGTGTCGTTCGGCCTCAACTTCCGCTACTTCTTCGTCCGCAAGATGATGTTCGTGAAGTACTCCCAGGGCTACATCGTGCTGCCCGGCGGGCTCGGCACCCTGGACGAGCTGTTCGAGGCGATGACGCTCTCGCAGACCCTCAAGATCACTCAGTTCCCGATCGTCCTGATGGGCACCGAGCACTGGACCGGCCTCCTCGACTGGATGCAGGGCACGATGCTCTCGGACGCCCGGATCAAGCAGTCCGACATCGACATGCTCACGGTCACCGACGACGTCGACGAGGCCGTGGACCTGATGGTGAAGGCCCGCGAGGAGCACGGGTAG
- a CDS encoding acyl-CoA thioesterase domain-containing protein has protein sequence MSYLLDTAVASEPLGGGVHRVVVTSDWDTANKTPNGGYILALLQHATMLESAHPDPLTIAITYFRPAQPGPAEVRVREVRKGRRVSTYDAILVQDGKEVAHAVLSTHDWDATGTAEHTPHAAPGIPRPEDCGDASDLVPAGMVPILDRYVYRSTEPPGWLVGKPTGVTESLAWIRAKDERPVDSLMAGAMTDAFPPVTAEIGHLASATIQLTVHYRRRPETLWALGHVRTRHVIHGYHDEDVELWDEQGRLIAQSRQLAILAEG, from the coding sequence GTGAGCTACCTCCTCGACACCGCCGTCGCGTCCGAGCCCCTCGGCGGGGGCGTCCACCGGGTCGTCGTCACCTCGGACTGGGACACCGCCAACAAGACGCCCAACGGCGGCTACATCCTGGCGCTGCTGCAGCACGCGACGATGCTCGAGTCGGCACACCCCGACCCGCTGACGATCGCGATCACGTACTTCCGTCCCGCGCAGCCCGGTCCGGCGGAGGTCCGCGTCCGCGAGGTCCGCAAGGGACGGCGGGTGTCGACGTACGACGCGATCCTCGTGCAGGACGGCAAGGAGGTCGCGCACGCCGTGCTCAGCACCCACGACTGGGACGCCACCGGCACGGCCGAGCACACGCCGCACGCCGCGCCCGGGATCCCCCGACCCGAGGACTGCGGCGACGCCAGTGACCTGGTGCCCGCGGGGATGGTGCCGATCCTCGACCGCTACGTCTACCGCAGCACCGAGCCGCCGGGGTGGCTCGTCGGCAAGCCCACCGGCGTCACCGAGTCGCTCGCGTGGATCCGTGCCAAGGACGAGCGGCCCGTCGACTCCCTGATGGCGGGAGCGATGACCGACGCGTTCCCGCCCGTCACCGCCGAGATCGGCCACCTGGCGTCGGCCACGATCCAGCTCACGGTCCACTACCGCCGCCGGCCGGAGACCCTCTGGGCCCTCGGCCACGTCCGGACCCGGCACGTCATCCACGGCTACCACGACGAGGACGTCGAGCTGTGGGACGAGCAGGGCCGGCTCATCGCGCAGAGCCGCCAGCTGGCGATCCTGGCCGAGGGCTGA
- the dapE gene encoding succinyl-diaminopimelate desuccinylase: MPVLDLSTDVVTLTRQLVDIESVSRDEQAIADAVESALAALPHLTVTRRGHTLVARTELGRGSRVVIAGHLDTVPVNDNLPSRLDSSTGLLHGLGTCDMKGGDAVILKLAATLTAPVHDVTYVLYEAEEVESELNGLRLLSESDPDLLEADFAILMEPSNAVVEAGCQGTLRVEVRTTGERAHSARSWKGVNAIHAAGDVLDRLRSYVAREPEIDGLRYHEGLNAVFISGGVAGNVIPDECVVTVNYRFAPDRSEAEALAYVRDFFDGYDVTVTDTAPGAMPGLDRPAAKAFVEAVGGPDGTVNPKFGWTDVARFTVLGVPAVNYGPGDPSLAHTKEEHVPVEQIERCERQLRAWLEAPGAGA; this comes from the coding sequence ATGCCCGTCCTCGACCTGTCCACCGACGTCGTCACCCTGACCCGGCAGCTCGTCGACATCGAGTCGGTCTCCCGCGACGAGCAGGCGATCGCCGACGCGGTCGAGTCCGCGCTCGCGGCCCTCCCGCACCTGACCGTCACCCGGCGCGGCCACACCCTCGTCGCCCGCACCGAGCTCGGCCGCGGCAGCCGGGTGGTCATCGCCGGCCACCTCGACACCGTGCCCGTGAACGACAACCTGCCGAGCCGCCTCGACTCCTCGACCGGGCTGCTCCACGGCCTCGGCACCTGCGACATGAAGGGCGGCGACGCGGTCATCCTCAAGCTGGCCGCGACGCTGACCGCACCCGTCCACGACGTCACCTACGTCCTCTACGAGGCCGAGGAGGTCGAGTCGGAGCTCAACGGGCTGCGGCTGCTGAGCGAGTCCGACCCCGACCTCCTCGAGGCCGACTTCGCGATCCTGATGGAGCCGTCCAACGCGGTCGTCGAGGCGGGTTGCCAGGGCACGCTCCGCGTGGAGGTCCGGACGACGGGGGAGCGAGCGCACTCCGCCCGCAGCTGGAAGGGCGTCAACGCCATCCACGCCGCCGGCGACGTCCTCGACCGCCTGCGGAGCTACGTCGCGCGCGAGCCCGAGATCGACGGGCTCCGCTACCACGAGGGGCTCAACGCGGTGTTCATCAGCGGCGGGGTCGCGGGCAACGTGATCCCCGACGAGTGCGTGGTCACCGTCAACTACCGGTTCGCACCAGACCGCAGCGAGGCGGAGGCGCTGGCCTACGTCCGCGACTTCTTCGACGGCTACGACGTCACCGTCACCGACACCGCGCCGGGCGCGATGCCGGGCCTCGACCGGCCGGCCGCGAAGGCGTTCGTCGAGGCCGTCGGCGGCCCGGACGGCACCGTGAACCCGAAGTTCGGATGGACGGACGTCGCGCGGTTCACCGTCCTCGGCGTACCGGCCGTCAACTATGGTCCGGGTGACCCGAGCCTGGCGCACACCAAGGAGGAGCACGTGCCCGTGGAGCAGATCGAGCGCTGCGAACGGCAGCTGCGCGCCTGGCTCGAGGCGCCGGGAGCGGGCGCGTGA
- a CDS encoding DUF3117 domain-containing protein, whose amino-acid sequence MAAMKPRTGDGPLEVTKEGRGIVMRVPLEGGGRLVVELNAEEAGNLGDALKNVVG is encoded by the coding sequence ATGGCGGCGATGAAGCCTCGGACTGGCGACGGTCCGCTCGAGGTCACCAAGGAAGGTCGCGGCATCGTCATGCGCGTCCCGCTCGAGGGTGGGGGCCGCTTGGTGGTCGAGCTGAACGCCGAAGAGGCCGGCAACCTGGGCGACGCCCTCAAGAACGTCGTCGGGTGA
- a CDS encoding AzlC family ABC transporter permease yields MSASPDQPDRQVVVDSLGVGLATGAYGVSFGAVATASGLDVWQACALSLLVFTGASQFAFVGVVAAGGAPLAGTATALLLGSRNLFYGLAMAPRLRVRGWRRLAAAQVVIDESTAMGLGQHDHRQSRLAFHLTGWTVFVLWNLMTLVGAAAGTALGDPRTYGLDAAVGAAPVAPAQRVATTPRGPRRRRDGDRAGAPDGGGGAGHRRRGRGGRRRAAAPA; encoded by the coding sequence GTGAGCGCCTCCCCGGACCAGCCGGACCGCCAGGTCGTCGTCGACTCGCTCGGCGTCGGCCTGGCGACCGGCGCGTACGGCGTGTCCTTCGGCGCCGTCGCGACCGCCTCCGGGCTGGACGTCTGGCAGGCGTGCGCGCTGTCGCTCCTCGTCTTCACCGGCGCGTCCCAGTTCGCGTTCGTCGGAGTGGTCGCGGCGGGCGGCGCGCCGTTGGCCGGTACGGCGACCGCGCTCCTGCTCGGGAGCCGCAACCTCTTCTACGGGCTCGCGATGGCGCCGCGGCTGCGGGTCCGAGGCTGGCGGCGGCTGGCCGCGGCGCAGGTCGTGATCGACGAGTCGACGGCGATGGGCCTGGGACAGCACGACCACCGGCAGTCACGACTCGCGTTCCACCTGACCGGGTGGACCGTCTTCGTGCTCTGGAACCTGATGACGCTGGTCGGCGCCGCCGCCGGCACGGCGCTGGGCGACCCGCGGACGTACGGCCTCGACGCAGCCGTCGGTGCCGCTCCTGTGGCCCCGGCTCAGCGCGTGGCCACAACGCCTCGTGGCCCTCGTCGGCGCCGCGACGGCGATCGGGCTGGTGCCCCTGACGGCGGCGGGGGTGCCGGTCATCGTCGGCGGGGCCGTGGCGGTCGTCGTCGGGCTGCTGCTCCGGCGTAG